Genomic window (Nicotiana sylvestris chromosome 7, ASM39365v2, whole genome shotgun sequence):
GAAGGTTCAACtgagtttgaattttgaaatgtGACTTATTGGTATTTTTTAGTTGAggtccgagggcctcgggatgaattcagatAGTTAACGGATGATTTGGAAGTGGGATTGTACAGCTGAAGCTCCTGCTTCtgatgtttccgcacctgcggattggggaccctAAGTGTGAGGTCGCAAATGCGGTGGGGAAGCCGCAGATACAGAAGTTGAGAGCCAAGAgaagaaccgcagatgcggtgagtTTGACGCATCTGCGGGCCCGTAGGTGCGGTGCTTGGGGCGCAGATGGTTGCCTTGGAATTTTAAGTGATTTCTGCAGGTGCAGTTTTTTGGACCGCATAAGCGGTTGTGCAGGTGCGAGAAAAGGGTCACAGGTGcggaaatgcctgggcagaagatATAAATTGGACCCTTCGCGAAATTTGagttatttccaccatttttattCGGACTTGGAGCTTTTTTGAGGGTTTTAAAGAGAGAATCAAGGGGGTTTACATTGAGGTAAGTTACTTGAGCTTAATACTTGTAATTATGGTAATTTTTAGTTGTTTAAGCATGAAattagtagaaattagggatgaaattgaggggttagggcttggaaattggagagtttgatttgaggatttgagggaccatttgatatcgtattttgatgaatttggtatttattgactcgtgagtgaaaggagtttccagttttgtaatttttgtcagattccgagacgtggaccgagggttgagtttgtgtgaattttgggatttgggtataaATTGATAGTTTTCCGTAAGGAACTGgttccttggcctatattgattgcactgtattgcttttggttagattcaggacatttggaggtcgattctggcggaaagggcattgcggagtagggatttgaccggttcgaggtaggtaatgattgtaaatctattcctgagggtatgaaccccCGAATTTTACATCATTTCactattttgaggtgatgcacatgctaggtggcgagcgtgtgggcatgcaccattggggattatgacttggtccgtcctgtagcAAATATAAAGTTGCATATTTGACTGAatttatatgatacttatgtggtTTAGAAATAATTTCTATAAATTGGGGTTgcatgtcatatttgggccttgtgccagagctgtttggacccttaggggccttttctgattatcctctcactgttttgattgaaaacctatactcagtcatgctatgtttaACTAATTTCATAACTCAATCTTTATTACCCCGTTTTGATGCATataagatgttattttgggctgagcaccctgtttttactgatagccccactggcttgagaggtttatgactgagtgaggccgagggcctattttttgtgaggatattatgggatcgggttgcgcgtcgcaGCATGTTGTACTAATTCATGATTAtgtgaggccgaggacctgattgatttatgccacgaggtggcttattaTAGCACTTGAGCTGTAgtagccccttcggagtctgcacaccctagtGAGCGTGGATAccttgagtgagtgatatgatgttatgcccaaggggctgttcttgatttatattgtgcccgaggggctgttttacaGGTGATTGAGAGGTATGCCTTAGGGGTTgtatatgagtgactgtgaggtttgcccgatgggctgtttatgattcttgttcgcccgaggggctgttcatgagtgatgttttgcccgaggggctatttatgttttcatcatttttactcactatttcagCACTTGGAATTGAAAACTATTGAAAGATATTTTAAACGGTTTTTATTGAAACTAGATTtttaaacgagatgatttgactcaCATACTGATTTGAAATCATGTTGTACTTACTAAAATTTCATGATGTGGTCTTtatgtgtttcctactgctcattatttatttacctttattacttactgagttggtatactcacattactccctatatCTTATTTGCAGATCCATGGGTTGCTGGACGTGCTAGCAAGCGTTGATTTCATCCGTCGCGGATATTTTGGAGTtggcaaggtagttgcatggcgattGCAGCCTTGATCTTCTCCCACCTATCTTCCTATAGATTTTATTAGTTGATTTCCAGACTGTATTGGTCTTAGTATTTCAGATAGTTTTTTTAGTAGATGCTCATAACTTGTGATGCCCCGATGTCAGGCTTTTCTTTCCGTACTTTGTTATTCATACTTATATTATgaagttttattaattaatagctTAATGACATCTTCATTTTGGATTATCGAGTTGTTTTGGTAAAAGAGTCGGCTTGCCTCTTTCCAcgttagacgccatcacgacatggtagatttggatcgtgacaaattgatattagatcctaggttacataggtctcactgggcatgagcgggtttagtagagtcttacggatcggtacgaagacgtctgtacttatcttcgagaggttgttgaaccttttggaaaaacttcatattcttgaattcttgtcatgcgaatctgttgattctggtgaCTAAACTTCTGTTTTTCTATTCTtttatagatggtgaggacatgtgctaccagttaggacggacgaccaccagtaccaccaattgGGGCCGTGAGAGGCCGAGGCCGCAGTGGAGGCCaaggtaggggcaggggtgtagcctgcACAACAGCTAGAGCAGTACCTACAGATCCACTAGCCACCACAGTACAAGATCAGATCCCgattgtggacgctccagcaggtCCATCTCAGGCACCGGTTGTGCCTATTGTTATCCTAAGTCTTTAGGAGACCTTAACTCAAATCTTGACCGTGTGCACCAATCTTGCTCAGGCGGTCGCTATTTCTACTACAGAAGCTACTTTCCAGGCCGGGGGAGCTCGAACTCCTGCTACCCGTAAACCTGAGTAGGTTGTTCAGGGATTACAGACACCGAAGGCACCACCAGTCTAGCTGGTTGCACATGCTCAGAATTATGTAGTACCAGTCATGCCTGATGACGAGAAACATagattagagaggtttggtaggcttcaccctccgactttcagtggtacagagggcgaggatgcctagggtttcttggacaagtgttagaggattctacatacatcgggtattctggagacttgTGGGCTCTTATTTACTACCTTTCAATTCTCttgagctgcctttacttggtgggaggcttatgagaggcataggcctgttggtgcagcgctcCTTACCTGAAAGTAGTTCTCAGTTCtcttttggagaagtatgtgtcatAGTCTCGCATAGAGGAGCTGTACAGACAGTTCGAGTAGTTGcgttatgatgatatgactgtgatgcagtacaaGATAAGGTTCTATGAGTTAGACCGTCATGctatctggttggttcccacagacagGGAGAGGATaaagaggttcgttgatggcctctcCTATCAGTTACGGATTCTTATGAACAGAGATAGGGTAtctggtgcttcttttgaggaggttgttgacattgctcgggaCATAGAGTCAATTCGCCATTAGGAGTGAGTGAAGAGGGAGGtcaagaggcctcgtggatctGGTAGTTTTGAGGTGTTCCTCATGGGGGTCAATTTCAGCATgatagaggtcgtccattcaaacatgctcagtcagctcgcccagttcactgtggggcatcatcgggccatggttctcacagttctcatcaggtccaTTCATCACTTAATGCCCTCCCAACCcaaagttcatcccgtgctccatcagttcagggctcctcCATGCCAGGTTCTTCTACCAGTCATcttggtgctaggggttccctttagtccccgtcACTAGCACCAAGGGGTTATTATGAGTGTGGAAAGTTGgggcatatatggaggcagtgtcctcgtcatcaTGGGGGTCCGCCTtaacagaggagtcagccatcgacttcagcaccagttgctTCACAACccacccagtcagctaggggtggaggacatttagctaggggttgccccagagggggaggtcgatcaggtggtggtcatgcctgtttctatgcactcccagccatAACAGATGCTATTGTTTTAAATGTTGTAatcacaagtattgtctcagtttgccatagggatgcctctgtattatttgatcctggttccacattttcatatgtgtcgtcatatttggctcagttcagtggcgttcttggggcacgtggtgtctaatgagggtattcaagttgatccgaagaagatagaggcggttcagagttggcccagaccatcctcaaccatagagattcaTAACTTTCTTAGTTTGGGGGGTTACTACCGTCAGTTTGTTCAaagattttcatctattgcattacccttgaccaaattgactcaaaagggtgcttcttttaggtggtcggatgagtgtgaggcgagctttcagaagctcaagactgccttgaccacatctCCAATGTTAgtcttgccatcagctttaggttatTATAcgatgtattgtgatgcttcgcgGGTCGACatcgggtgtgtgttgatgtaggagagtagagtgattgcttatgcttctctctAGTTGAAgttccatgagaagaactaccatgttcacgatttggagttggctgccactATTCATACGtcaaagatttggaggcattatctctatggtgtgtcttgtgaggtgtttactgatcatcgtagcctccatcacttgttcaagtagaaggatctcaatttgaggtagctgagatggttggagctgctaaaggactataatattactatcttgtagcatccgggaaaggccaatgtggtggccgatgccttaagtaggaaggcaatgagtatgggcagtcttgcatttattcctgttgggAAGAGACCTCTTTCActtgatgttcaggacttggacaatcggtttgtgaggttggatattttggagcccagtcggatcttagcttgtgtggtttctctgtcttccttgtttgatcgtatcagagagctccagtatgatgatcctcatttgcttgtcctcaaggatagtgTTCGGCACaacgatgctagagatgtgactattggtgatgatgggaaattgaggatgcagggcaggaTATgcatgcccaatgtagatgggcttcaggagttgattctagaggaggcccatagctcgcggtattccatccatctgggtgccgcgaagatgtaccgggatttgagacagcactactggtggaggagaatgaagaaagatatagtgtgGTGTGTAGAtcggtgtcttaattgtcagcaggtgaaatatgagcatcagagatcaggtggcttgcttcagtagatggatattccagagtggaagtgggagcggatcaccatggattttgtagttggactcccacggactttgaggaagtcgatgctatttgggtgattatggatcggctgaccaagtccgcgcacttcattcatgtgtgtactatcTAATCTTCAGagtggttagctgagatttatatccaagagattgttcgcctgcatggtgtGTCACACCCCGAACATGGGGAGGGGGGGCGAGACCGacacccggtgcctcacctatccttgcataccaacttgcgactaaggggctctgaacatatgatgtcattctttggccatgggccacattgcaaggcAACTGCGAAtactgactaaatatcaatataaagctgggtcgacaaggccgtcataattcctacagctgacaaaccaatcaaatatacatacaaggcatACAAGCCCAACATGCTGCACTAAcaaacaggatatgtctacaagcctctactggtggatatactatgatcggaatagctccccgacctactcataacctatatacatatatacacaagatgatCATAAAGCTCtagactcgggaactccgaaaggtatagagcttaccgatcaagctgaactcgggcaacacttaatgaAGAGGTCTACCAGTCCGTCTAtctgaacctgcatgcatgaaatgcagcgcccctagaaaagggacgtcagtacgaaattatgtaccaagtatgtaaggcaatatattaaaagctaaaattgaactgataatataataagtgAAAGCAGctagaagtcaaagataatctgaagatatgtttacctgctgatactgactcaactctctctcaatatagtaagtaaaatagctgttCGGGCCTATATATATAGCTACTGTGCTGtaataggctcgctcataggcgctcggccgtactaggctctgtatctcgaccaattaggctcgctcataggcgctcaaccacaataggcttggtatataacttaccatttgattagaggttgcccaataggggcctgcacatcgattatagctcgatggtaatgaaaatactgcaatattgtatatatagactctctgctctcttgactggaaggaggaaatactcaattgaatattgtaacttacatgactagaaaaatatacgtaaattcaaggatatgaatttttctttatgcttcgttatcaaactcatgtaattacgagatcatgcaaaatgaaggaagggcttagccttaacatacctggagtaggaataAAAATACATATGTTGTTCTtagaaaaggttgcaccgtactcctttagaaccacaaaattttgACGTTACTATGATTTTAATAATTCTCGTTGGATTCCTTTTGGTTGCAAGAATTCACGTTGCTTAATGTAAGGGTTAGAATCTGATTTGGAGTGTTCGAAAATGAGAATTTGAAGATTTGTGGGAATTGACAAAATGACTAATGTTTTGATCTAATCACAACTTATATTGCTAATGAAATGTGTCTCTTCTTTATTTAATGAGTATGACTCCTGCTCTTTAACACTTTACACATAATCATAGTGACTGATGAGTCACAATCCTTAGATGGGTTTGCTGCCACGTTATGGATTTTTTCCAATAATTAACCACCAATTATCTTAATCAACTTATTAATCTCccattaaccaattacccatatagttaagaattatctcaaattacttaaaataatactaatttttaatacaccttatacatcatactatcgtggtcatatggtactctgtatggtactagtccataaatatcggaggtattatagcttggaccgtattttatcctaaattgccaaacttcgacgaaaattcattttctttgacttgcttcccctctcaccttcacgaacttactcatcacttgtttaaaatagcataatctttataatctccaaataatcttttccttggactgatgtcaattaccttacgacaaattcaacgtacaatactatggggtgcaacatcgtcgtaatttaatactgcaaagcataacatcatcgtaatgtaatactgcaaggcttAACATCATCGTAATCTTGCAGGGCGTATTATCATtcctctttggaacattcgtcctcgaagtTGATTGATGcttttatcattttcataacttatagctcttgtgaataccctaatactctccttgccatttaggcctctttcccatgccataacttgtgatcgaattccttccaatctcgtaactgttactaccttctatcatgcagtctctacgatactgaccttgtgTCTATGCAgcttttctctcctttttcctctagcttttatCCAATTTCTAGGCCTtgctttgtaaacatatacaaggcttaataggatgcctctctgggcatctataggtgtactgaagttcttcgctcggtactttgtagaacttgcgaatatggctataccttatttcatagacctggttatctattcatatgactttact
Coding sequences:
- the LOC138872834 gene encoding uncharacterized protein, with amino-acid sequence MGSLAFIPVGKRPLSLDVQDLDNRELQYDDPHLLVLKDSVRHNDARDVTIGDDGKLRMQGRICMPNVDGLQELILEEAHSSRYSIHLGAAKMYRDLRQHYWWRRMKKDIVWCVDRCLNCQQVKYEHQRSGGLLQ